Proteins encoded by one window of Cucurbita pepo subsp. pepo cultivar mu-cu-16 chromosome LG14, ASM280686v2, whole genome shotgun sequence:
- the LOC111810545 gene encoding uncharacterized protein LOC111810545, with protein sequence MTEIKVIGVVGGGQMGSGIAQLAAAYGHDVWLIDSDPAALTKATNSISSSIQRLVSRNLLSREVGVSALQRLKCSTDLKELHSADVIIEAIVESEDVKRKLFLELDKIAKPSAILASNTSSIPITRLASSTTRPDKVIGMHFMNPPPIMKLVEIVRGADTSDETFHAIKTLAERLGKTLICSQDYSGFIVNRILMPMINEAFFALYTGVATKEDIDTGMKLGTNHPMGPLELADLIGLDVCVSIMKVLHSGLGDDKYAPCPLLVQYVDAGRLGRKRGLGIYDYRKLPKPEKSKSRL encoded by the exons ATGACGGAAATCAAGGTTATTGGTGTCGTTGGCGGCGGTCAAATGGGCTCCGGAATTGCTCAACTCGCCGCCGCGTACGGCCATGATGTTTGGCTAATCGATTCAGACCCTGCCGCTCTTACTAAAGCAACCAACTCCATTTCTTCCTCAATCCAACGCCTGGTCTCCAGAAACCTTCTCTCTCGA GAAGTTGGTGTCAGTGCTCTTCAACGTCTAAAATGTTCAACTGATTTGAAAGAGCTTCATTCAGCAGATGTCATCATAGAAGCTATCGTGGAATCAGAAGATGTTAAAAGAAAGCTATTTCTTGAATTGGATAAGATTGCAAAACCATCTGCAATTCTAGCTTCTAATACAAGTTCCATCCCCATCACTCGCTTAGCATCGTCGACCACACGTCCCGACAAG GTTATTGGCATGCATTTCATGAATCCACCACCTATAATGAAGTTGGTTGAGATTGTTCGAGGTGCGGATACATCCGATGAAACGTTTCATGCAATAAAAACCTTGGCTGAGAG gcttGGCAAAACATTGATATGCTCTCAGGACTACTCTGGCTTCATTGTGAACAGAATCCTAATGCCAATGATTAACGAGGCGTTTTTCGCTCTCTACACCGGAGTGGCAACGAAGGAAGACATCGACACAGGAATGAAGCTAGGAACAAACCATCCCATGGGTCCCTTGGAGCTTGCAGACTTAATTGGTTTGGATGTTTGTGTATCAATCATGAAGGTACTTCACTCTGGACTTGGTGATGATAAATATGCTCCCTGCCCTCTTCTCGTGCAGTATGTCGATGCTGGTCGCCTCGGAAGAAAGCGAGGATTAGGCATATACGATTACCGTAAATTACCAAAACCAGAAAAATCTAAATCTCGACTTTGA